Proteins encoded together in one Kutzneria kofuensis window:
- a CDS encoding NAD-dependent epimerase/dehydratase family protein, which yields MRVLLTGHQGYLGTVMAPVLAEAGHEVIGLDSGLFADCVLGPTPADPAGIAVDLRDVTAEHLSDVDAVVHLAALSNDPLGSLAPQLTYDINHHASVRLARLAKEAGVKRYLYASTCSVYGASGGDGLVDEDAPLRPVTPYAESKVRVEDDVAELADDDFTPVYLRNATAFGFSPRLRADIVLNNLVGHAHLTGQVKVLSDGTPWRPLVHAKDIAAAFACALVAPKEAVHNKAFNVGTELNNLTVAEIAGEVIEAVPGSKLVITGEAGADPRSYRVDFARIRAAMPDFHAAWSVKDGAVELYAAYQKFGLTDDDFKHRFTRLARLSGRSAQGTLGDDMRPVAG from the coding sequence ATGCGCGTGCTGCTGACCGGACACCAGGGCTACCTGGGCACCGTGATGGCCCCGGTGCTGGCCGAGGCCGGGCACGAGGTGATCGGCCTCGACTCCGGCCTGTTCGCGGACTGCGTGCTCGGCCCGACGCCGGCCGATCCCGCCGGGATCGCGGTCGATCTCCGGGACGTCACCGCCGAGCACCTGTCCGATGTGGACGCTGTGGTGCACCTGGCGGCGCTGTCCAACGACCCGCTGGGGTCGCTGGCGCCGCAGCTGACGTACGACATCAACCACCACGCCTCGGTGCGGCTGGCCCGGCTGGCCAAGGAGGCCGGCGTCAAGCGCTACCTCTACGCCTCAACGTGCTCGGTCTACGGCGCGTCCGGCGGCGACGGCCTGGTCGACGAGGACGCGCCGCTGCGCCCGGTGACGCCGTACGCGGAGTCGAAGGTGCGCGTCGAGGACGACGTCGCCGAGCTGGCCGACGACGACTTCACGCCGGTGTATCTGCGCAACGCCACCGCTTTCGGCTTCTCGCCGCGGCTGCGGGCCGACATCGTGCTGAACAACCTGGTCGGGCACGCCCACCTGACCGGCCAGGTCAAGGTGCTGTCCGACGGCACCCCGTGGCGTCCTCTGGTGCATGCCAAGGACATCGCCGCCGCGTTCGCCTGTGCTCTGGTGGCGCCGAAGGAAGCCGTGCACAACAAGGCGTTCAACGTCGGCACCGAGCTGAACAACCTGACCGTGGCCGAGATCGCCGGCGAGGTGATCGAGGCGGTGCCCGGCTCGAAGCTGGTGATCACCGGCGAGGCCGGCGCGGACCCGCGCTCGTACCGGGTCGACTTCGCCCGGATCCGGGCCGCGATGCCGGACTTCCACGCCGCCTGGTCGGTCAAGGACGGCGCCGTCGAACTCTACGCGGCGTATCAGAAGTTCGGGCTCACCGACGACGACTTCAAGCACCGCTTCACCCGGCTGGCCCGGCTGTCCGGCCGCTCGGCGCAGGGCACCCTCGGCGACGACATGCGGCCGGTGGCCGGGTGA
- a CDS encoding PIG-L deacetylase family protein: MIRLSTGRPRRIALLAAHCDDIAIGAGGSLLTLCGANPGVRVDALVLTGGGTPREDEEHAALAAFCTGADLRVTVGKLPDGRLPAHWEEAKAAVEELRSRTDPELIFAPNTLDAHQDHRGLAELVPQVFRDHLALGYEIVKWDGDLGRPTVYQPLADEIAEEKVRLLHAHYPSQRERPWYDREAFLGLARIRGIECKSRYAEAFHGTKLTLDLAGG; this comes from the coding sequence ATGATCCGACTTTCGACCGGACGCCCGCGCCGGATCGCGCTGCTCGCCGCGCACTGCGACGACATCGCGATCGGTGCGGGCGGCAGTCTGCTCACGCTGTGCGGCGCGAACCCCGGCGTGCGGGTCGACGCGCTCGTGCTGACCGGCGGCGGGACGCCCCGTGAGGACGAGGAACACGCGGCCCTGGCGGCGTTCTGTACCGGCGCGGATCTCCGCGTGACGGTGGGCAAGCTGCCCGACGGGCGGCTGCCGGCGCACTGGGAGGAGGCGAAGGCGGCGGTCGAGGAGCTGCGCTCGCGCACCGACCCTGAGCTGATCTTCGCGCCGAACACCCTTGACGCGCACCAGGATCACCGCGGGCTGGCCGAGCTGGTGCCGCAGGTGTTCCGCGACCACCTGGCGCTCGGCTACGAGATCGTCAAGTGGGACGGGGATCTCGGCCGCCCGACGGTGTACCAGCCGCTGGCCGACGAGATCGCCGAGGAGAAGGTGCGGCTGCTGCACGCGCACTACCCGTCGCAGCGCGAGCGCCCCTGGTACGACCGCGAGGCGTTTCTCGGCCTGGCGCGGATCCGGGGCATCGAGTGCAAGTCCCGGTACGCGGAAGCGTTCCATGGCACCAAGTTGACTCTCGACCTTGCTGGAGGATGA
- a CDS encoding sugar phosphate nucleotidyltransferase has product MKVVLFCGGHGMRMRTGTSADVPKPMQLVGPRPLIWHVMRYYAHFGHTEFILCLGYGAHHIKDFFLNYEETTSNDFVLSGGKVEMLSTDISEWKISFVQTGISSPIGERLRRVRDFLEGDEMFLANYADVLTDAPLPEIVGRFENSDAGAAMMVVPPPGSFHCVELGASGMVSGITPVSDMPLWSNGGYFVLRQEVFDHIPAGGDLVADGCVELAKRGRLMAYPHRGYWKPTDTVKERVALDESYSRGERPWALWERE; this is encoded by the coding sequence GTGAAGGTCGTCCTGTTCTGCGGCGGGCACGGGATGCGGATGCGCACCGGCACGTCCGCGGACGTGCCCAAGCCGATGCAGCTGGTCGGGCCGAGACCGCTGATCTGGCACGTGATGCGCTACTACGCCCACTTCGGGCACACCGAGTTCATCCTCTGCCTGGGCTACGGCGCCCACCACATCAAGGACTTCTTCCTCAACTACGAGGAGACCACGTCCAACGACTTCGTGCTCTCCGGCGGCAAGGTGGAGATGCTGTCCACCGACATCTCCGAGTGGAAGATCTCCTTCGTGCAGACCGGGATCTCCTCGCCGATCGGTGAGCGGCTGCGCCGCGTGCGGGACTTCCTCGAAGGCGACGAGATGTTCCTGGCCAACTACGCCGACGTGCTCACCGACGCGCCGCTGCCGGAGATCGTCGGCCGGTTCGAGAACTCCGACGCGGGCGCGGCGATGATGGTGGTGCCGCCGCCGGGCAGCTTCCACTGCGTCGAGCTCGGCGCGTCCGGCATGGTCTCGGGCATCACCCCGGTCAGCGACATGCCGCTGTGGTCCAACGGCGGCTATTTCGTGCTGCGCCAGGAGGTTTTCGACCACATCCCGGCGGGTGGCGACCTCGTCGCCGACGGCTGCGTCGAGCTGGCCAAGCGCGGCCGGCTGATGGCCTACCCGCACCGCGGCTACTGGAAGCCGACCGACACCGTCAAGGAACGGGTGGCGCTGGACGAGTCGTACTCGCGCGGCGAGCGGCCCTGGGCTCTGTGGGAAAGGGAATGA
- a CDS encoding class I SAM-dependent methyltransferase encodes MTVCRLCGSTSLQGVVDLGATPPCERFLTETQLDEPEVTYPLHLRVCTQCWLAQIPPLITPEDTFTEYAYFSSYSTSWVEHAQRFVDGAVDRLGLGSDSFVVEVASNDGYLLQHVVARWIRCLGVEPSVNVGQAAREKGVPTLTSFLTPETGAQVRAEHGPANLVVANNVYAHIPDVIGFTEGLRNLVADDGWVSIEVQHLLTLMELNQYDTIYHEHFQYYTVASAQRALASGGLSVVDVELLPTHGGSIRLWARPTEVAGEPSARVHDVLAREKAAGLHELSGYTEFAARVAKVRRDLLAFLTKAAAEGKTVVGYGAPGKGNTLLNHCGIRPDLLAYTVDRNPYKHGRFTPGTRIPILPPERIAEDRPDYVLVLPWNLRDELVEQLAYVREWGGSLVFPIPELEVKS; translated from the coding sequence ATGACGGTCTGTCGGCTGTGTGGCTCGACGAGCCTCCAGGGTGTGGTGGACCTGGGAGCCACCCCGCCGTGCGAGCGGTTCCTCACCGAGACGCAGCTGGACGAGCCGGAAGTCACCTACCCGCTGCACCTGCGGGTGTGCACGCAGTGCTGGCTGGCCCAGATCCCGCCGCTGATCACTCCCGAGGACACCTTCACCGAGTACGCGTACTTCTCGTCCTACTCGACGTCCTGGGTGGAGCACGCGCAGCGCTTCGTCGACGGCGCGGTGGACCGGCTCGGGCTGGGCTCCGACTCGTTCGTCGTCGAGGTCGCCAGCAACGACGGATACCTGCTGCAGCACGTGGTGGCGCGGTGGATCCGGTGTCTCGGCGTGGAACCCTCGGTGAACGTCGGCCAGGCGGCGCGGGAGAAGGGCGTGCCGACGCTGACCTCGTTCCTCACGCCGGAGACCGGCGCCCAGGTCCGCGCGGAGCACGGGCCGGCGAACCTGGTGGTGGCCAACAACGTCTACGCCCACATCCCGGACGTCATCGGGTTCACCGAGGGACTGCGCAACCTCGTCGCCGACGACGGGTGGGTGTCCATCGAGGTGCAGCACCTGCTGACGCTGATGGAGCTCAACCAGTACGACACGATCTACCACGAGCACTTCCAGTACTACACGGTCGCCTCCGCGCAGCGGGCGCTGGCCAGCGGCGGACTGTCCGTTGTGGACGTCGAGCTGCTGCCGACGCACGGCGGCTCGATCCGGCTGTGGGCCCGGCCGACCGAGGTCGCCGGCGAGCCCAGCGCCCGCGTGCACGACGTGCTGGCCCGGGAGAAGGCGGCCGGTCTGCACGAACTGTCCGGCTACACCGAATTCGCCGCCCGCGTGGCCAAGGTGCGCCGGGACCTGTTGGCGTTCCTGACGAAGGCGGCGGCCGAGGGCAAGACCGTCGTCGGCTACGGCGCGCCCGGCAAGGGCAACACGCTGCTCAACCACTGCGGCATCCGGCCGGACCTGCTGGCGTACACGGTGGACCGCAACCCGTACAAGCACGGGCGGTTCACGCCCGGCACCCGGATCCCGATCCTGCCGCCCGAGCGGATCGCCGAGGACCGGCCCGACTACGTGCTCGTGCTGCCGTGGAACCTGCGCGACGAGCTGGTCGAGCAGCTGGCCTACGTCCGCGAATGGGGCGGCAGCCTGGTCTTCCCCATCCCCGAACTCGAGGTGAAGTCGTGA
- a CDS encoding helix-turn-helix transcriptional regulator has translation MARVRVFVQAGDPISAVGLASYIRAQPGMLVVPSRLPADADVALTVTDRVNADFIGALTKAAQAAPLPTVVATDHVDPEQAPSLHRCRVVSLLPRSAATSSRLASAVLEAAGGGAVPSLAEQAENLRREIAGPDGAMLAPRELTVLQLMADGHDTPEIADIMACSDRMVKSIILSATKRFNVHNRVHAVACALRAGLI, from the coding sequence ATGGCGCGGGTGAGGGTGTTCGTACAGGCGGGGGATCCGATCTCCGCGGTCGGGCTGGCGAGTTACATCAGGGCACAGCCCGGCATGCTGGTCGTGCCGAGCCGGCTGCCGGCGGACGCCGACGTGGCGCTCACGGTGACCGACCGGGTCAACGCCGACTTCATCGGCGCGCTGACCAAGGCCGCGCAGGCCGCGCCGCTGCCCACCGTGGTGGCGACCGACCATGTCGATCCCGAGCAGGCGCCGTCGCTGCATCGGTGTCGCGTCGTCTCGCTGCTGCCGCGGTCGGCGGCCACCAGCAGCCGGCTGGCCAGCGCGGTGCTCGAGGCCGCGGGCGGCGGGGCCGTGCCGAGTCTGGCGGAACAGGCGGAGAACCTGCGCCGCGAGATCGCCGGCCCGGACGGCGCGATGCTCGCCCCGCGCGAGCTGACCGTGCTGCAGCTGATGGCCGACGGGCACGACACGCCCGAGATCGCCGACATCATGGCCTGCTCCGACCGGATGGTGAAGAGCATCATCCTCAGCGCGACCAAGCGGTTCAACGTGCACAACCGCGTGCACGCGGTCGCCTGCGCGCTGCGCGCCGGCCTCATCTGA
- a CDS encoding TIGR03668 family PPOX class F420-dependent oxidoreductase yields MSLDRFARARVARLATAGADGRPHLVPVTFAVHDDTVVIAVDHKPKTTTNLRRLRNIRENGQVSLLVDHYDEDWRQLWWVRVDGSATILTDEAEKAEAVAWLRAKYEQYRERPPTGPVIRVAVYKVVNWHG; encoded by the coding sequence ATGAGCCTCGACCGGTTCGCGCGGGCGCGCGTCGCCCGGCTCGCGACCGCCGGCGCGGACGGCCGGCCGCACCTGGTGCCGGTGACGTTCGCGGTCCACGACGACACGGTGGTGATCGCCGTCGACCACAAGCCGAAGACCACCACCAACCTGAGAAGACTGCGCAATATCCGGGAGAACGGCCAGGTCAGCCTGCTTGTCGATCACTACGACGAGGACTGGCGGCAACTGTGGTGGGTGCGGGTCGACGGTTCCGCCACCATCCTGACCGACGAGGCCGAGAAGGCCGAAGCGGTGGCGTGGCTGCGAGCGAAGTACGAGCAGTACCGGGAACGGCCGCCGACCGGACCGGTGATCAGGGTCGCCGTGTACAAGGTTGTGAACTGGCACGGCTAG
- a CDS encoding TetR/AcrR family transcriptional regulator: MNAGKTARDRARAELTAEIKDEARRQLAVSGADGLSLRAVARELGMVSSAIYRYYPSKDDLLTALIVDAYRALGAAATAADQRLPDRDLRGRWQAVCHAVRDWARANRHEYALIYGSPVPGYKAPEMTIAEAQKVPLIMVRVLRAAWAEGTLRPTRDSAVLSEGLAEQCRAVAEAVAPELPPEVLARAIMAWTQLFGMISFELFGQLVGSVDPSDEFFAYAIDVLADLMGMPS, translated from the coding sequence GTGAATGCGGGGAAGACGGCGCGTGATCGCGCTCGGGCGGAGCTGACAGCGGAGATCAAGGACGAGGCGCGCCGGCAGCTGGCGGTGTCGGGCGCGGACGGACTGTCGCTGCGGGCAGTGGCCCGTGAACTGGGCATGGTGAGCTCGGCGATCTACCGCTACTACCCGAGCAAGGACGACCTGCTCACGGCCCTGATCGTCGACGCGTACCGGGCGCTCGGCGCCGCGGCGACTGCGGCCGACCAGCGGCTTCCCGACCGGGACCTGCGCGGAAGGTGGCAGGCGGTGTGTCACGCGGTCCGGGACTGGGCTCGCGCCAACCGCCATGAATACGCGCTCATCTACGGCTCGCCGGTGCCGGGCTACAAAGCCCCGGAAATGACGATCGCCGAGGCGCAGAAGGTGCCGCTGATCATGGTCCGGGTGCTGCGTGCGGCCTGGGCGGAGGGCACGCTGCGCCCGACCCGTGACTCGGCCGTGCTCTCCGAGGGCCTCGCCGAGCAGTGCCGCGCCGTCGCCGAAGCGGTCGCGCCCGAGCTGCCGCCGGAGGTGCTGGCCAGGGCGATCATGGCCTGGACGCAGCTGTTCGGCATGATCAGCTTCGAGCTGTTCGGCCAGCTCGTGGGCAGTGTCGACCCCTCGGACGAGTTCTTCGCGTACGCCATCGACGTGCTCGCCGACCTGATGGGCATGCCGTCATGA
- a CDS encoding nitroreductase/quinone reductase family protein: protein MTTVARYLKPKRSTNVFNELVAGLTKLGVSVWGSRILAVRGRTSGEWRTTPVNLLTVDGVRYLVAPRGQTQWVRNLRVAGTGQLRLGRRTETFVPTELSDADKPAILRAYLKRWKFEVGVFFDGIDHTATDEELLAIAPGYPVFRL from the coding sequence ATGACCACCGTGGCCCGTTACCTCAAGCCCAAGCGCTCGACCAACGTCTTCAACGAGCTGGTCGCCGGCCTCACCAAACTGGGCGTCAGCGTCTGGGGCAGCCGGATTCTGGCCGTTCGGGGCCGGACTTCCGGCGAGTGGCGGACCACCCCCGTCAACCTGCTCACCGTCGACGGCGTTCGCTACCTCGTCGCCCCTCGCGGGCAGACCCAGTGGGTCCGCAACCTCCGTGTCGCCGGCACCGGCCAGCTCCGCCTCGGCCGCCGCACCGAGACCTTCGTCCCCACCGAGCTGTCAGACGCCGACAAGCCCGCCATCCTCCGGGCGTACCTCAAGCGCTGGAAGTTCGAGGTCGGGGTGTTCTTCGACGGCATCGACCACACCGCCACCGACGAGGAGCTGCTCGCCATCGCCCCCGGCTACCCGGTCTTCCGCCTCTGA
- a CDS encoding glycoside hydrolase family 28 protein, with amino-acid sequence MRYAALRRSALLPIVAVAGIVVFCAGGAAAATVQPHATTFNVKDYGAKADGKTNNAPAIDKAIAAANKAGGGTVEFPSGTYLSAGTVHLKSNVTIQLDAGSTITGAASGYDKPESNPNDKYQDYGHSHFHNAMFYGDGVDHVSFTGSGTIDGGGHLITGNPKSGQADKIISLTRCTNLTLSGITLKRGGHFAALINGCDHVVSDHLTISTAGDRDGWNIISTTNVTITNITDAANDDALVFKSDWALGKTLPNGHVTVTNAKLSAGCCNALMFGSETCGDFTDYQFSHITITGAGKSGLGLVSMDGAHISNVHYDDITMSNTQSPIMEKIGTRKRCGGSPGIGSISDIHYSNITGTKAGKYSPTMWGQPGHAVSNITFDNVHLDLPGGSGSVSTGVPSDNGDYNPNSIGTRPAYGFYLHNVSGITFTNSGFTFDKSDARPAIIANAASGLTLDNVTAEAGKASYDLGLQQVNGYCLTGGTKLRVNNSGSTEKCAS; translated from the coding sequence GTGCGCTACGCAGCGTTGCGGAGATCGGCCCTGCTCCCGATCGTCGCGGTGGCCGGAATCGTCGTGTTCTGCGCCGGAGGCGCCGCGGCGGCCACGGTCCAGCCGCACGCGACCACCTTCAACGTCAAGGACTACGGCGCGAAGGCCGACGGCAAGACCAACAACGCCCCGGCCATCGACAAGGCCATCGCCGCGGCGAACAAGGCGGGCGGCGGCACGGTGGAGTTCCCGTCCGGCACGTACCTGTCGGCCGGCACGGTGCACCTGAAGAGCAACGTCACCATCCAGCTCGACGCCGGCTCCACCATCACCGGCGCGGCGTCCGGCTACGACAAGCCCGAGTCCAACCCGAACGACAAGTACCAGGACTACGGCCACAGCCACTTCCACAACGCCATGTTCTACGGCGACGGCGTGGACCACGTGAGCTTCACCGGCTCGGGCACCATCGACGGCGGCGGGCACCTGATCACCGGCAACCCGAAGTCGGGCCAGGCCGACAAGATCATTTCACTCACCCGGTGCACCAACCTCACCCTGTCCGGCATCACGCTCAAGCGCGGCGGGCACTTCGCGGCGCTGATCAACGGCTGCGACCACGTCGTGTCCGACCACCTGACGATCTCCACCGCCGGTGACCGGGACGGCTGGAACATCATCAGCACCACGAACGTGACGATCACGAACATCACCGATGCCGCCAACGACGACGCGCTGGTGTTCAAGAGCGACTGGGCGCTGGGCAAGACACTGCCCAACGGACACGTCACCGTCACCAATGCCAAGCTCTCGGCCGGCTGCTGCAACGCGCTCATGTTCGGCTCCGAGACCTGCGGCGACTTCACCGACTACCAGTTCTCGCACATCACGATCACCGGCGCCGGCAAGTCCGGGCTGGGCCTGGTGTCCATGGACGGGGCGCACATCAGCAACGTGCACTACGACGACATCACCATGTCGAACACGCAGTCGCCGATCATGGAGAAGATCGGCACCCGGAAGCGGTGTGGTGGCAGTCCCGGCATCGGCAGCATCAGCGACATCCACTACAGCAACATCACCGGGACCAAGGCCGGCAAGTACAGCCCGACCATGTGGGGCCAGCCCGGGCACGCGGTCAGCAACATCACCTTCGACAACGTGCACCTGGACCTGCCCGGCGGCAGCGGCTCCGTGTCCACCGGCGTGCCCAGCGACAACGGGGACTACAACCCGAACAGCATCGGCACCCGGCCGGCGTACGGCTTCTACCTGCACAACGTCTCCGGCATCACCTTCACGAACAGCGGCTTCACGTTCGACAAGTCCGATGCCCGGCCGGCGATCATCGCCAACGCCGCCAGCGGGCTGACCCTGGACAACGTGACCGCCGAGGCCGGCAAGGCCAGCTACGACCTCGGCCTGCAGCAGGTGAACGGCTACTGCCTCACCGGCGGCACCAAGCTGCGCGTGAACAACTCCGGATCAACGGAGAAGTGCGCCAGCTGA
- a CDS encoding benzaldehyde dehydrogenase, whose protein sequence is MADLLVSDKTVFGELTGDLVDVVEPATGAVLGSTRLASPDDVSHAVTRSVVAQPKWADTAPAERAEVLLRAARLIHDQEDEFVRWGIRECGAIAGKTTHEVHSSRGELIAAAGLATEPYGQLLPAAGRMSYGRRIPFGAVGVITPWNFPLVLAMRAVAPALALGNSVLLKPDHQTPVYGGALIARLFEEAGLPAGVLEVLPGKADAGHALVADPRVPMISFTGSTRAGRIVAATAAEHVKKVSLELGGNNATIVLADADPEAASSVGAWGSFLHQGQICLTTGRHLVHRKIAGEYLDRLAARAARLKVGDPTEADTQIGPIINATQLANVDRIVRASADAGAAIRAGGTYENLFYAPTVLADVTPDMPAFTDEIFGPVAPVTVFDTDDEAIALANSTAYGLTASVITAEPFRGWKLAERLRAGMVHVNDTTVNDDPAVPFGGVGASGNGGRYGGQANWEEFTQWQWVTVRDTPPDYPF, encoded by the coding sequence ATGGCCGATCTGCTCGTGTCCGACAAGACGGTGTTCGGCGAGCTGACCGGGGACCTGGTCGACGTCGTCGAGCCGGCGACCGGCGCGGTGCTCGGCAGCACGCGGCTGGCCAGCCCGGACGACGTCAGCCATGCCGTGACGCGAAGCGTTGTGGCGCAACCGAAGTGGGCCGACACCGCGCCGGCCGAACGGGCGGAGGTCCTGCTCCGCGCGGCCCGGCTCATCCACGACCAGGAGGACGAGTTCGTCCGCTGGGGCATCAGGGAATGCGGCGCCATCGCCGGGAAGACCACGCACGAGGTGCATTCCAGCCGGGGCGAGCTGATCGCCGCCGCCGGGCTCGCGACCGAGCCGTACGGCCAGCTGCTGCCGGCCGCCGGCCGGATGAGCTACGGCCGCCGGATCCCGTTCGGCGCCGTCGGCGTGATCACGCCGTGGAACTTCCCGCTGGTGTTGGCCATGCGTGCCGTCGCACCGGCGCTCGCGCTCGGCAATTCCGTGCTGCTCAAGCCCGATCACCAGACGCCGGTGTACGGCGGCGCGCTGATCGCCCGGTTGTTCGAGGAGGCCGGGTTGCCGGCCGGTGTGCTGGAAGTGTTGCCCGGCAAGGCCGACGCCGGTCACGCGCTCGTCGCCGACCCCCGGGTGCCGATGATCTCCTTCACCGGCTCCACCCGTGCCGGCAGGATCGTCGCCGCCACCGCCGCCGAGCACGTCAAGAAGGTGTCGCTGGAGCTCGGCGGCAACAACGCCACCATCGTGCTCGCCGACGCCGACCCCGAGGCCGCCAGTTCGGTCGGCGCCTGGGGCTCTTTCCTGCACCAGGGCCAGATCTGTCTCACCACCGGCCGTCACCTCGTGCACCGCAAGATCGCCGGCGAGTACCTCGACCGCCTCGCCGCCCGGGCCGCGCGGTTGAAGGTCGGCGACCCCACCGAGGCCGACACCCAGATCGGTCCCATCATCAACGCCACCCAGCTGGCCAACGTCGATCGCATCGTGCGCGCTTCGGCCGACGCCGGCGCTGCCATCCGCGCCGGCGGCACCTACGAGAACCTGTTCTACGCGCCCACGGTTCTCGCCGACGTCACCCCCGACATGCCCGCCTTCACCGACGAGATCTTCGGCCCGGTAGCCCCCGTCACCGTCTTCGACACCGACGATGAGGCCATCGCCCTGGCCAATTCCACCGCCTACGGGCTGACCGCGTCGGTGATCACCGCCGAGCCCTTCCGCGGCTGGAAACTCGCCGAACGCCTGCGGGCCGGGATGGTGCACGTCAACGACACCACCGTCAACGACGACCCCGCGGTCCCGTTCGGCGGCGTCGGCGCCTCCGGCAACGGCGGCCGGTACGGCGGCCAGGCCAACTGGGAGGAGTTCACCCAGTGGCAGTGGGTGACGGTGCGGGACACCCCGCCGGACTACCCCTTCTAG
- a CDS encoding MAB_1171c family putative transporter, with the protein MLALVLVTIALWIGALDKLYQLFLAPDDLPLRAVAGCLACLAIVPVLNLPPVVAFIDGAGGGLARLLVNLMTMSASYWLLAFFQYSVRASRRFQTVAYVGALAVVVGVWLAAPASVRLQPAALASGNDWHSTVFVVAAVGYMAYALGLAMRWSVIYARVARRVELRRGLRAMAVGLAFLITGCVCKCFVALLQAFAGVAWAAGNLAYVSCVLIGSVLLVIGVMYPAVTGMLAAVPVWRWHRQAYRELEPLWQALHEAFPDLALRSETLPWWRDPLRIRRTHRDYYRRAVEIRDGLVQLGPYYPEAETEDAEAVKAALAAKAAGAPAGPPHPAPVAGGDDLDSDVRWLVRLSRSLA; encoded by the coding sequence ATGCTCGCCCTGGTGCTCGTGACCATCGCTTTGTGGATCGGTGCGCTGGACAAGCTGTACCAGCTATTCCTCGCGCCTGACGACCTGCCGCTGCGCGCCGTCGCCGGCTGCCTGGCGTGCCTGGCCATCGTGCCGGTGCTCAACCTGCCGCCCGTCGTCGCCTTCATCGACGGCGCCGGCGGCGGGCTGGCCCGGCTGCTCGTCAACCTGATGACGATGTCCGCCTCGTACTGGCTGCTCGCGTTCTTCCAGTACTCGGTGCGGGCCTCTCGGCGGTTCCAGACCGTGGCTTATGTCGGCGCGCTGGCCGTCGTCGTCGGCGTCTGGCTCGCCGCGCCCGCTTCCGTCCGCCTGCAGCCCGCCGCCCTGGCCAGCGGCAACGACTGGCACTCCACGGTGTTCGTCGTCGCCGCCGTCGGCTACATGGCGTACGCCCTCGGGCTGGCCATGCGCTGGTCGGTGATCTATGCCCGCGTCGCCCGCCGCGTCGAGCTCCGCCGCGGCCTTCGCGCCATGGCCGTCGGGCTCGCCTTCCTCATCACCGGCTGCGTCTGCAAGTGTTTCGTCGCCCTGCTGCAAGCGTTTGCGGGAGTTGCTTGGGCGGCCGGCAACCTCGCCTACGTCTCCTGCGTGCTCATCGGCAGCGTCTTGCTGGTCATCGGTGTCATGTACCCCGCCGTCACCGGCATGCTGGCCGCCGTGCCCGTGTGGCGGTGGCACCGCCAGGCCTACCGGGAGTTGGAGCCGCTGTGGCAGGCCCTGCACGAAGCGTTCCCCGATCTCGCCCTGCGCTCCGAAACCCTGCCTTGGTGGCGTGACCCGCTACGCATCCGGCGTACGCACCGGGACTACTACCGCCGGGCCGTCGAGATCCGGGACGGCCTCGTGCAGCTCGGCCCGTACTACCCGGAGGCCGAGACCGAGGACGCCGAGGCCGTCAAGGCGGCCTTGGCGGCCAAGGCGGCCGGCGCCCCGGCCGGGCCGCCGCATCCCGCTCCCGTCGCGGGCGGCGACGACCTCGACTCGGACGTCCGCTGGCTGGTCCGGCTCTCCCGCAGTCTGGCCTAG